In Flavobacteriales bacterium, one genomic interval encodes:
- a CDS encoding phosphatase translates to MKKIRNAIIDIGTNTFNLLVFEGDMHILHAEELPVFLGRGGIEKGIIADDAMERGKNVLRMLVSKAGSLRANHISVFGTSALRNAKNGAELVNFAQQELGIMISVISGNEEAELILAGVRQAVAFTRKPMLIMDIGGGSIEFILATDKALMWKRSFELGVTRLRDRIPVSDPITLSEEERIAQHLDDQLEPLYAIIERHEPHVLIGSAGSFDSLASIISTERHEPLLNDAKTMNFTALEFDALRDKLMRMTRAERLNVPGLPEHRVDTLPYALIAIDRVLTAGAIRELAWSKYALKEGGASRMISTN, encoded by the coding sequence ATGAAAAAGATCCGCAATGCCATCATCGACATCGGTACGAATACATTCAACTTGTTGGTGTTCGAAGGTGATATGCACATCTTGCATGCCGAAGAACTGCCTGTTTTCCTTGGGCGTGGAGGGATCGAAAAAGGAATTATTGCTGATGATGCAATGGAACGTGGCAAGAACGTGCTTCGTATGCTCGTTTCGAAAGCGGGTTCATTACGGGCCAATCATATTTCGGTTTTCGGGACTTCTGCTTTGCGCAATGCGAAGAACGGCGCAGAACTGGTAAACTTTGCACAACAGGAATTGGGTATTATGATCAGCGTGATCTCCGGAAATGAAGAAGCGGAACTGATCCTGGCAGGTGTAAGACAAGCCGTCGCGTTCACGCGCAAACCGATGCTGATCATGGACATTGGCGGTGGTAGTATCGAATTCATTTTAGCTACGGATAAAGCGCTCATGTGGAAACGGAGTTTCGAGCTGGGCGTTACGCGGCTGCGTGATCGGATACCGGTCAGCGATCCGATTACCTTGAGTGAAGAGGAACGTATCGCACAACACCTGGACGATCAGTTGGAGCCGCTCTATGCGATCATTGAACGCCATGAACCGCATGTGCTCATTGGTAGCGCCGGTAGTTTCGACTCGCTTGCTTCGATCATTTCAACTGAACGCCATGAACCGCTTCTGAACGATGCGAAGACCATGAATTTCACTGCCTTGGAATTCGACGCCTTGCGCGACAAGCTCATGCGCATGACACGAGCGGAACGCTTGAACGTGCCGGGCCTTCCCGAACACCGCGTGGACACACTACCCTACGCGTTGATCGCGATCGACCGTGTGCTCACTGCAGGCGCAATACGCGAATTGGCATGGAGCAAATACGCGTTGAAAGAAGGTGGTGCTTCACGAATGATCTCGACGAACTAA
- a CDS encoding ABC transporter permease has product MNIIKLIIWREFFTRVRKPSFLIMTLLGPILIAGGAMFAAYLGMQDSNDHRVLVIDPNQVIATKLTDTENISFFVDHTPWSDSLFAQSPYTVMVRFTDEITDPTAMIYYKELPNLAVQRTVSNELEKAIELVKLRTEGVDAEAYRRVRKQLITKWVDIDNVGVESLEQERAGIGFFFGYFMFIFIFMYGVQVMRGVMEEKQNRIVEVLISSVKPFQLMMGKIIGIACVGFTQFVLWIVITTLLVTVGSVVLLKDKLNAKAIAEMPMTPQVQKQLQGELEASGVDEEDVKLFKAAKMIDLPLTLTAFFLYFIGGYLLYSSLLAAVGSAVDSEAETQQFMLPVTVPMIIALLVAQIAVFNPNSPAVMWCSFIPFTSPIVMMVRVAMGNAPLWQLALSILILIGTFIATTWLAGRIYRTGILMYGKKASWKELGKWLFYKG; this is encoded by the coding sequence ATGAACATCATCAAACTGATCATCTGGCGCGAATTCTTTACGCGAGTGCGAAAGCCCAGTTTCTTGATCATGACCCTTTTGGGGCCTATCCTGATCGCTGGTGGTGCCATGTTCGCGGCATACCTCGGCATGCAGGACAGTAACGATCACCGCGTCCTCGTGATCGACCCCAACCAAGTGATCGCAACCAAGTTGACCGATACCGAGAACATCAGCTTTTTCGTGGACCATACCCCTTGGAGTGATTCGCTTTTTGCACAAAGTCCGTACACGGTAATGGTGCGGTTCACGGATGAGATCACCGATCCGACGGCGATGATCTATTACAAGGAACTGCCCAATCTGGCGGTCCAACGCACGGTGAGCAACGAACTGGAAAAAGCGATCGAACTCGTGAAGTTGCGGACCGAAGGTGTGGACGCCGAAGCTTACCGCAGGGTACGCAAACAATTGATCACAAAGTGGGTGGACATTGATAATGTGGGCGTTGAATCCTTGGAGCAGGAACGCGCAGGGATCGGATTCTTCTTCGGTTACTTCATGTTCATTTTCATCTTCATGTACGGCGTACAAGTGATGCGCGGCGTCATGGAAGAAAAGCAGAACCGCATTGTGGAAGTGTTGATCAGTTCCGTGAAACCCTTTCAATTGATGATGGGAAAGATCATCGGTATTGCCTGTGTTGGCTTTACGCAGTTCGTGTTATGGATCGTGATCACTACGTTGTTGGTCACCGTTGGCTCCGTGGTCCTATTAAAGGATAAGCTGAATGCGAAAGCCATCGCCGAAATGCCAATGACGCCACAAGTGCAAAAGCAACTGCAAGGCGAACTTGAAGCATCCGGTGTGGATGAGGAAGATGTGAAACTGTTCAAGGCAGCCAAGATGATCGACCTGCCATTGACACTGACTGCTTTCTTCCTGTATTTCATCGGTGGTTATTTATTGTACAGTTCTTTGCTTGCGGCAGTTGGTTCCGCGGTGGATAGCGAAGCCGAAACGCAACAGTTCATGCTACCGGTAACGGTGCCCATGATCATTGCTTTGCTGGTAGCGCAGATCGCTGTTTTCAACCCGAATAGTCCTGCGGTAATGTGGTGCAGCTTCATACCTTTCACCAGCCCAATTGTGATGATGGTTCGTGTGGCCATGGGCAATGCACCGCTTTGGCAATTGGCGTTGAGCATCCTGATCCTGATCGGCACGTTCATCGCTACTACGTGGCTTGCAGGACGTATCTACCGCACGGGAATTCTGATGTATGGCAAGAAGGCCAGTTGGAAGGAATTGGGGAAGTGGTTGTTCTATAAAGGGTGA